One window of the Eucalyptus grandis isolate ANBG69807.140 chromosome 6, ASM1654582v1, whole genome shotgun sequence genome contains the following:
- the LOC104437906 gene encoding laccase-15, which produces MRASKTLCLGSLLFLIGILQCKAWPQYTFVVEETPYKRLCSTKNILTVNGQFPGPTLYVHKGDTIIVDVYNKAKYNITIHWHGVKQPRYPWSDGPEFITQCPIQPGAKFSQKVIFSTEEGTLWWHAHSDWSRVTVHGAIVIYPKKDSSYPFPKPDAEVPIILGEWWKKPIMEVYHEMLRTGGDPNVSDAYTINGQPGDLYPCSMQDTFKLRVEQGMTYLLRIINVAMQDLLFFSIANHSLTVVATDASYTKPLTRDIITISPGQTIDVLLKANQNPDRYYMAARVYSSALGVAYDNTTTTAVVEYSGKYTPTSPPPLPQLPYYNDTSASVNFTGSLRSLANEEHPIDVPKNITNHFIFTISVNAFPCPNNSCAGPNGTRLAASVNNISFVNPSMLRSLASGEHPVPITVPQTVTHKFLFTISVNTFPCAKDSCAGRHGSRLAASMNNISFASPSIDILQAYYNRIKGVYGDQFPSKPPLKFNYTAEYLPLALETPRNGTLVKVLEYNATMEMVLQGTNVVAGTDHPMHLHGTSFYVVGWGFGNFHKKDPKRYNLMDPPLQNIIAVPKSGWAAVRFQAFNPATARYCRSVGEHLQCADPGADLI; this is translated from the exons ATGAGGGCGTCAAAAACTCTATGCTTAGGGTCTCTACTCTTCCTCATCGGCATTCTCCAGTGTAAAGCTTGGCCCCAGTACACTTTCGTG GTCGAAGAAACGCCATACAAGAGACTATGCAGCACGAAGAACATTCTGACTGTGAATGGGCAATTTCCTGGGCCAACTCTATACGTGCACAAAGGCGATACCATCATTGTTGATGTCTATAACAAGGCTAAATACAACATTACCATTCATTG GCACGGTGTGAAACAACCAAGATATCCGTGGTCCGATGGACCAGAGTTTATAACCCAATGCCCAATACAGCCAGGAGCTAAGTTTAGTCAGAAGGTGATATTCTCCACAGAAGAAGGGACCTTATGGTGGCATGCTCATAGTGACTGGTCAAGAGTCACTGTGCATGGAGCCATCgttatttacccaaaaaaagatTCAAGCTATCCTTTTCCGAAACCTGATGCTGAAGTACCTATTATATTAG GAGAATGGTGGAAGAAACCGATAATGGAGGTCTATCATGAAATGCTCAGAACCGGAGGAGATCCAAATGTTTCAGATGCTTATACTATCAATGGTCAACCCGGAGATCTTTACCCATGCTCAATGCAag ATACTTTCAAACTAAGGGTTGAGCAAGGCATGACATATTTGCTGCGAATAATCAACGTGGCCATGCAagacctcctcttcttctccattgcCAATCACAGCCTCACCGTCGTCGCAACGGACGCGAGCTACACTAAGCCCCTAACGAGAGACATCATCACAATATCTCCCGGTCAAACCATCGACGTCCTCCTTAAAGCCAACCAAAACCCCGACCGCTACTATATGGCTGCTAGGGTATACTCTAGCGCTCTCGGTGTGGCTTACGATAACACAACCACCACGGCCGTGGTGGAATACTCTGGAAAGTACACTCCAACCTCGCCACCTCCTTTGCCGCAACTTCCTTATTACAATGACACCTCCGCGTCGGTCAATTTCACTGGCAGCCTCCGAAGCTTAGCAAACGAGGAGCACCCCATCGATGTCCCCAAGAATATAACCAACCATTTCATCTTCACGATATCCGTTAACGCATTCCCGTGTCCAAACAATTCCTGCGCTGGCCCCAACGGGACCCGTCTCGCCGCAAGTGTGAACAACATAAGTTTCGTGAACCCCTCGAT GCTCCGGAGCTTAGCTAGTGGGGAACACCCGGTTCCTATAACCGTCCCACAAACTGTGACCCACAAGTTCCTGTTCACCATCTCGGTGAATACGTTCCCTTGCGCGAAAGACTCGTGTGCCGGGCGGCACGGGTCCCGCCTTGCCGCCAGCATGAACAACATAAGCTTCGCGTCCCCATCGATTGACATACTCCAAGCCTATTACAACCGCATCAAGGGCGTGTACGGCGACCAATTCCCGAGCAAGCCCCCGCTCAAGTTTAACTACACGGCAGAGTACCTCCCACTGGCCCTGGAGACGCCACGAAACGGGACGTTGGTCAAGGTGCTCGAGTACAATGCGACGATGGAGATGGTCTTGCAGGGGACCAACGTGGTGGCCGGGACCGATCATCCCATGCACCTCCATGGGACCAGCTTTTACGTGGTGGGGTGGGGATTTGGCAATTTCCACAAGAAGGACCCCAAAAGATATAACCTGATGGACCCTCCATTGCAAAATATCATCGCGGTGCCCAAGAGTGGATGGGCCGCGGTGAGATTCCAAGCCTTCAATCCAG CAACGGCAAGATACTGCAGGTCTGTGGGCGAGCACTTGCAGTGTGCTGACCCTGGAGCCGACCTTATCTGA